One Cryobacterium psychrophilum DNA segment encodes these proteins:
- a CDS encoding RsmB/NOP family class I SAM-dependent RNA methyltransferase, whose product MNDRVQLPKSRAATTEFVQPARRVAYEVIAAVRESDAYANLLLPTRIQRAALNTADAALATELTYGTLRMQGFYDRVIALAANRSVDAIDPAILDVLRLGTHQLLATRVATHAAVNESVSIAKQVGSRSATGFTNGVLRTISRSSAEEWRERVLDGAAGVDDRLAAEHSHPSWVVRAFRQALKAEGREDEIEDLLAANNVPAKVNMVALPGIATADDESLLGTKDAYAPTGYVLAGGDPYHLMTQAKGRIRVQDEGSQLAALALSHARPIESGERWLDLCAGPGGKAALLAAEARTHGAELVANELVHSRATLVRNALAAIPENVEVWELDGTRIAELHPGEFDRILLDAPCTGLGALRRRPEARWRKQPKDVAELAGLQSGLIDAALGALKPGGVLAYVTCSPHTAETRGIVATALKKWAGTVNALDTAAVVQSLSNSELDLAGDPSSVQLWPHRHGTDAMFITLLERLPD is encoded by the coding sequence ATGAATGATCGCGTCCAACTTCCGAAATCCCGTGCAGCGACCACGGAATTCGTGCAGCCGGCCCGTCGAGTGGCCTACGAGGTCATTGCGGCCGTGCGAGAATCCGACGCCTACGCGAACCTGCTGCTGCCCACCCGTATCCAGCGCGCAGCGCTGAACACGGCGGATGCCGCCCTGGCGACCGAGCTGACCTACGGCACCCTGCGCATGCAGGGTTTCTACGACCGGGTCATCGCGCTGGCCGCGAACCGTTCCGTCGATGCGATCGACCCGGCGATCCTCGACGTGCTCCGCCTCGGCACACACCAGCTTCTCGCGACCCGCGTGGCCACCCACGCCGCCGTCAACGAATCGGTCTCGATCGCCAAGCAGGTCGGCTCACGGTCGGCGACCGGATTCACGAACGGCGTGCTGCGCACCATTTCGCGCTCGAGCGCCGAGGAATGGCGCGAGCGGGTGCTCGACGGAGCCGCCGGTGTCGATGATCGCCTCGCGGCCGAGCACTCGCATCCCTCGTGGGTCGTACGTGCGTTCCGCCAGGCGCTGAAAGCCGAGGGCCGTGAGGACGAGATCGAAGACCTGCTCGCGGCCAACAACGTGCCGGCCAAGGTGAATATGGTGGCCCTTCCCGGGATCGCGACCGCCGACGATGAGAGTCTGCTCGGAACGAAGGATGCCTACGCCCCCACCGGGTACGTGTTGGCCGGGGGAGACCCGTACCACCTCATGACCCAGGCGAAGGGGCGCATTCGCGTGCAGGACGAGGGCTCCCAGCTCGCGGCCCTCGCGCTGTCCCATGCTCGCCCGATTGAGTCGGGGGAGCGCTGGCTCGACCTCTGCGCTGGCCCCGGCGGCAAGGCCGCCCTGCTGGCCGCGGAAGCGCGAACCCACGGCGCCGAACTCGTCGCCAACGAGCTCGTGCACAGCCGGGCGACGCTCGTGCGCAACGCGCTGGCCGCAATCCCCGAGAACGTGGAGGTGTGGGAGCTTGACGGTACCCGCATCGCCGAGCTGCACCCCGGGGAGTTCGACCGGATCCTGCTCGACGCCCCCTGCACAGGTCTGGGCGCGCTCCGCCGCCGCCCCGAGGCCCGCTGGCGCAAGCAGCCGAAGGATGTCGCCGAGCTCGCCGGACTGCAGTCCGGCCTGATCGACGCCGCCCTCGGCGCACTCAAGCCGGGCGGAGTCCTCGCCTATGTCACCTGTTCACCGCATACCGCGGAGACACGTGGCATTGTGGCGACCGCGCTGAAGAAGTGGGCGGGCACGGTGAACGCCCTCGACACGGCCGCCGTCGTTCAATCGCTGAGCAACTCCGAACTCGACCTGGCCGGCGACCCGTCGAGTGTGCAGCTCTGGCCGCACCGCCACGGCACAGACGCCATGTTCATCACACTGCTGGAGCGTCTTCCGGACTAG
- the fmt gene encoding methionyl-tRNA formyltransferase, translating into MKLIFAGTPDVAVPSLKSLAATGHSIEAVVTRADAPLGRKRVLTPSPVAAAAEELGLTMLKTNRLDADATETIAALQPDLGVIVAYGGIVREPLLSVPRLGWINLHFSLLPRWRGASPVQRAVIAGDADTGAAVFQLVRELDAGAIFDSFTQPLDAHATSGMLLESLSHSGAELLLRVVDDLGRGTARATEQTGEVTLAPKLTIDDAHVDWNQSAAAVYNLIRGVTPEPGAFTTVSDARLKILDVAPVVPSADRDDAHDPPIPAGHILERERTVLIGTRTTPLELRRVQPAGKTVMTAIDWWRGVAADEVVAS; encoded by the coding sequence ATGAAACTGATTTTTGCCGGTACGCCCGACGTCGCCGTTCCGAGCCTCAAGTCCCTCGCCGCGACGGGGCACTCGATCGAGGCCGTCGTCACCCGGGCCGACGCCCCGCTCGGTCGCAAGCGTGTACTCACCCCGTCGCCGGTCGCCGCCGCCGCCGAAGAGCTCGGCCTGACGATGCTCAAGACCAACCGCCTCGATGCTGACGCGACCGAAACGATCGCGGCCCTTCAGCCCGACCTCGGAGTGATCGTCGCCTACGGCGGCATCGTGCGCGAACCGCTCCTGTCGGTTCCTCGGCTCGGCTGGATCAACCTGCACTTCTCCCTGCTGCCCCGGTGGCGAGGGGCATCACCGGTGCAGCGCGCCGTGATCGCGGGCGATGCCGACACCGGTGCCGCCGTGTTCCAGCTCGTGCGGGAACTCGATGCGGGTGCCATTTTCGACAGCTTCACCCAGCCGTTGGATGCGCATGCCACGTCGGGCATGCTTCTCGAGTCGCTCAGCCACAGTGGCGCCGAGCTGCTCCTCCGCGTGGTCGACGACCTAGGCCGCGGCACCGCCCGGGCCACCGAGCAGACCGGTGAGGTGACGCTGGCACCGAAACTCACCATCGATGACGCACACGTCGACTGGAACCAGTCGGCGGCAGCCGTCTACAACCTGATCCGCGGCGTGACCCCGGAGCCGGGTGCCTTTACCACCGTGAGCGACGCACGCCTTAAGATTCTTGACGTGGCACCCGTCGTGCCGAGCGCTGACCGCGACGACGCCCACGACCCACCCATTCCCGCAGGGCACATCCTGGAACGAGAACGAACGGTGCTGATTGGCACGCGTACGACGCCGCTTGAGCTTCGACGCGTACAACCGGCCGGAAAGACAGTAATGACAGCAATCGACTGGTGGCGCGGAGTAGCAGCAGATGAGGTGGTCGCCTCATGA
- a CDS encoding primosomal protein N', with translation MNRSGLVARVLIDSPLPQLDHLFDYRIPEELADVARPGVRVRVPFRSGGRIIDGYLIEVIDPSTAPSEQFSGTLSPLDAVVSAAQVLTPEVWRLARRAADRAAGNASDIIRLAVPPRQVRVEKAWLIAQAPVVEPTTPVEPVETPLVQTIGLSLAAPAFVGYPTGRLDTAIMDRQRVAVAAIPELVQLDDGTTIGHWAQTLAELGVATLATGKTAVLCVPDYRDQDQVQAALDQLAPAGSVSRVDARQSNPDRYRAFLACLGTEPRIILGNRSAVYAPAASLGLIALWDDGDPLYSEPLSPYVHARDAALIRREEADCSLVLLGHTRSVETQRLVELGWLGEVHPAINRHPRVIPTDFQSESDQQARAARIPTAAWNAAREALHHGPVLVQVASPGYAPMLACQTCKKAARCTTCQGPLGLTSARAVPACRWCGALAAAWTCIHCEGHKLRVVTMGTGRTAEELGRAFPGARIIIADGEHSIQTLGAEPALVIATRGAEPIPASGYRAILILDGERMLARESLRVGEDCLRWWSNAAALAAPGAPVVLVGVGGALARALNAWQPEAFASSELADRRQLRFPPAVRVASVTGTAADVDSALADLRESAGIDVLGPVDTEVPLVRAIVRFAYAKGDGVSHALKASVVRNAARRRRPTKSGSFQPTPTLKVRFDDPELL, from the coding sequence GTGAATCGTTCCGGACTCGTGGCCCGTGTGCTCATCGACTCGCCCCTTCCGCAGCTCGACCACCTGTTCGACTACCGCATCCCCGAGGAACTCGCTGACGTGGCGCGTCCCGGGGTGCGGGTGCGGGTGCCGTTCCGCTCCGGCGGTCGAATCATCGACGGCTACCTCATCGAGGTGATCGATCCGTCGACGGCACCGAGCGAGCAGTTCTCCGGCACCCTCAGCCCGCTCGATGCCGTGGTTTCCGCGGCCCAGGTGCTCACCCCCGAGGTGTGGCGGCTCGCGCGTCGAGCAGCCGACCGGGCCGCCGGTAACGCGAGTGACATCATCCGTCTGGCCGTGCCGCCTCGCCAGGTGCGCGTGGAGAAGGCCTGGTTGATCGCGCAGGCCCCGGTGGTCGAGCCGACCACGCCGGTCGAGCCTGTCGAGACCCCGCTGGTCCAAACCATCGGGCTCTCTCTGGCCGCACCGGCCTTCGTCGGTTACCCAACGGGCCGGCTTGACACCGCCATCATGGACCGCCAGCGGGTGGCGGTCGCCGCCATCCCGGAGCTCGTACAGCTCGACGACGGCACCACCATCGGGCACTGGGCCCAGACCCTGGCCGAGCTCGGTGTCGCCACGCTGGCGACCGGCAAGACCGCCGTGCTGTGCGTCCCCGACTACCGGGACCAGGACCAGGTGCAGGCCGCCCTCGACCAGCTGGCACCAGCCGGTTCGGTCAGCAGGGTCGACGCCCGGCAGAGCAACCCCGACCGCTACCGGGCCTTCCTGGCCTGCCTCGGCACCGAGCCTCGCATCATTCTCGGAAACCGGTCGGCGGTCTACGCCCCCGCGGCCTCACTCGGCCTCATAGCCCTCTGGGACGACGGGGACCCGCTGTACTCGGAGCCCCTGAGCCCGTACGTGCACGCTCGCGATGCCGCTCTTATCCGACGCGAGGAAGCCGACTGCAGCCTCGTGCTGCTCGGCCACACCCGCAGCGTGGAAACGCAGAGGCTCGTCGAACTTGGCTGGCTCGGCGAGGTACACCCCGCCATCAACCGCCACCCCCGCGTCATCCCCACTGATTTCCAGTCCGAATCCGACCAGCAGGCCCGCGCCGCCCGCATTCCGACGGCGGCGTGGAACGCCGCCAGGGAAGCCCTCCACCACGGCCCGGTGCTCGTGCAGGTCGCCAGCCCCGGCTACGCACCCATGCTCGCCTGCCAGACCTGCAAGAAGGCGGCGCGCTGCACCACGTGCCAGGGCCCGCTCGGCCTCACCTCGGCGCGCGCGGTACCCGCCTGCCGCTGGTGCGGTGCACTCGCCGCCGCGTGGACCTGCATCCACTGCGAGGGCCACAAACTCCGGGTCGTCACAATGGGAACCGGGCGCACGGCGGAAGAGCTCGGGCGCGCCTTTCCGGGAGCCCGCATCATCATCGCGGACGGTGAACACTCCATCCAGACGCTCGGCGCGGAGCCCGCGCTCGTGATCGCCACCCGCGGCGCAGAACCGATTCCCGCGAGCGGTTATCGCGCCATTCTCATTCTCGACGGGGAACGGATGCTCGCCCGCGAATCTCTGCGCGTTGGCGAGGACTGCCTGCGCTGGTGGTCGAACGCGGCCGCGCTGGCCGCGCCGGGGGCGCCCGTTGTCCTGGTGGGTGTGGGCGGTGCCCTCGCCCGGGCACTGAATGCCTGGCAGCCGGAGGCGTTCGCGAGTTCGGAACTCGCCGACCGGCGCCAGCTGCGGTTCCCCCCGGCCGTGCGGGTCGCCTCGGTCACCGGAACGGCCGCCGACGTCGATTCCGCTCTGGCAGATCTGAGGGAGAGCGCCGGCATCGACGTGCTGGGCCCGGTCGACACCGAGGTGCCCCTCGTGCGGGCGATCGTCCGATTCGCCTACGCGAAGGGCGACGGGGTGTCCCACGCACTCAAAGCATCCGTCGTGCGTAACGCGGCCAGGCGTCGCCGGCCCACGAAGTCGGGCTCGTTCCAGCCGACGCCTACACTTAAGGTTCGATTCGACGACCCGGAGCTCCTGTAA
- the metK gene encoding methionine adenosyltransferase — protein sequence MSDLRLFTSESVTEGHPDKICDQISDSILDALLTEDPHSRVAVETLVTTGLVHVAGEVTTEAYVEIPSIVRKCITDIGYDSSDVWFDGRSCGVEISIGGQSPDIAQGVDNAFETREQSSLDDYDRQGAGDQGIMFGYATRETPELMPIPIWIAHRLAERLAYVRKSEELDYLRPDGKTQVTIGYDGIVPRTVETVVVSTQHAPSVTTERLRAEVNELVIRPVLEGIDLDSSRLATLINPTGRFEIGGPQGDAGLTGRKIIIDTYGGSSRHGGGAFSGKDPSKVDRSAAYAMRWVAKNAVAAGLADRLEVQVAYAIGKASPVGLYVETFGTGALPDKEITAAIRSVFDLRPAAIIDSLDLLRPIYQQTATYGHFGRELPDFTWERLDRVDDLRSAAGL from the coding sequence ATGAGCGATCTTCGCCTCTTCACCTCCGAATCGGTCACCGAGGGCCACCCCGACAAGATCTGCGACCAGATCTCCGACAGCATCCTCGATGCCCTTCTCACCGAAGACCCGCACAGCCGTGTGGCCGTCGAAACGCTCGTCACCACGGGGCTTGTTCACGTTGCCGGCGAAGTGACCACCGAGGCCTACGTCGAGATCCCCTCGATCGTGCGCAAGTGCATCACCGATATCGGCTATGACTCCTCCGACGTGTGGTTTGACGGTCGATCCTGCGGCGTGGAAATCTCCATCGGCGGGCAGTCTCCCGACATCGCCCAGGGGGTCGACAACGCGTTCGAGACCAGGGAGCAGTCGAGCCTCGACGACTACGACCGGCAGGGTGCCGGCGACCAGGGCATCATGTTCGGCTACGCAACCCGGGAGACCCCCGAGTTGATGCCGATTCCCATTTGGATCGCGCACCGGCTCGCGGAACGCCTCGCCTACGTACGAAAGTCGGAGGAACTCGACTACCTGCGGCCCGACGGCAAGACGCAGGTCACCATCGGGTATGACGGCATCGTGCCGCGCACGGTTGAGACCGTCGTCGTCTCGACGCAGCACGCCCCCTCCGTGACCACCGAGCGGCTCCGGGCCGAGGTCAACGAACTCGTTATACGCCCCGTGCTGGAGGGCATCGATCTCGATTCCTCGCGCCTCGCCACGCTCATCAACCCCACGGGACGCTTTGAGATCGGTGGCCCGCAGGGCGACGCCGGCCTCACCGGTCGCAAGATCATCATCGACACCTATGGCGGATCGAGCCGGCACGGCGGTGGCGCGTTCAGCGGCAAGGACCCGTCCAAGGTGGACCGTTCGGCCGCGTACGCCATGCGCTGGGTGGCGAAGAACGCCGTCGCCGCCGGACTCGCCGACCGGCTCGAGGTCCAGGTGGCGTATGCCATCGGCAAAGCCTCCCCGGTGGGGTTGTATGTGGAGACCTTCGGCACCGGGGCACTACCCGACAAGGAGATCACCGCCGCGATTCGCTCGGTCTTCGACCTGCGTCCCGCCGCGATCATCGATTCCCTCGACCTGCTGCGGCCCATCTACCAGCAGACGGCAACCTACGGCCACTTCGGCCGGGAACTGCCCGACTTCACCTGGGAACGCCTCGACCGCGTCGACGACCTCCGAAGCGCTGCGGGGCTGTAG